From Chelatococcus sp. YT9, a single genomic window includes:
- a CDS encoding tetratricopeptide repeat protein — translation MKLRAMRISKLYAWGFSAAMALGGALPAAAFDGPRPSTPPAATPNAPAGAFKSVREAFRSGMKNYNAGDKRSAVQALEYAATQGHTPALWKLGRMYAEGDGVTHDDLKAFEYFSKVADEYADESPDSPNARFVASAFTALGGYFIDGIPNTYVKPDLRRAVDLLQYAASYYGDPNAQYDLARLYLEGQGVAKDARQAARWLNLSAEKGHHQAQALLGHILVNGLGVPRQSARGLMWLTMAREAADPDKDEWIIELHQKDFASASESDRQAALAYLEGYLKKDR, via the coding sequence ATGAAATTGAGAGCGATGCGGATCAGCAAGCTTTATGCGTGGGGGTTTTCTGCCGCGATGGCTCTTGGGGGAGCTTTGCCGGCAGCCGCTTTTGACGGCCCGCGGCCTTCCACCCCACCAGCCGCGACGCCAAACGCGCCTGCGGGAGCGTTCAAGTCCGTTCGGGAAGCTTTCCGCAGCGGCATGAAGAACTACAATGCGGGCGACAAGCGGAGCGCTGTGCAGGCGCTGGAATATGCGGCGACCCAAGGGCATACGCCTGCGCTTTGGAAACTTGGCCGCATGTATGCCGAGGGGGACGGGGTCACCCACGACGACCTCAAGGCATTCGAGTATTTCTCCAAGGTTGCCGATGAATACGCGGACGAAAGCCCGGATTCGCCGAATGCCCGCTTCGTCGCAAGTGCCTTCACGGCTCTCGGCGGCTATTTCATCGACGGGATTCCGAATACCTATGTGAAGCCGGATCTGCGCCGCGCAGTCGATTTGCTGCAGTATGCGGCATCCTATTACGGCGATCCGAACGCCCAGTATGATCTGGCCAGGCTCTATCTCGAGGGCCAGGGCGTCGCCAAGGATGCCCGGCAGGCGGCGCGCTGGCTGAATCTCTCCGCAGAGAAGGGCCATCACCAGGCCCAAGCCTTGCTCGGCCACATTCTGGTGAACGGTCTCGGTGTGCCGCGGCAGAGCGCTCGTGGTTTGATGTGGCTCACGATGGCGCGCGAAGCGGCCGATCCAGACAAGGACGAGTGGATCATCGAACTCCATCAAAAGGATTTCGCCAGCGCCAGCGAGAGCGATCGCCAAGCAGCGCTCGCTTATCTGGAAGGCTATCTCAAGAAGGACCGCTGA
- a CDS encoding valine--tRNA ligase: protein MMDKTFEPSLVEARISAVWDEAEAFKAGRPERAGAEPFCIVIPPPNVTGSLHMGHALNNTLQDVLCRFERMRGKDVLWQPGMDHAGIATQMVVERQLAERQQPGRREMGREAFLERVWAWKEESGGTIGRQLKRLGASCDWSRERFTMDEGLSQAVRKVFVELYRQGLIYKDKRLVNWDPKFQTAISDIEVQQIEVKGNLWHLRYPVVDDAGAPTGEVIVVATTRPETMLGDTAVAVHPDDERYAHLHGRHVRLPLVGRLIPVVADTYSDPEKGTGAVKITPAHDFNDFDVGKRHGLAAINILGPEAQMLLAGNEDFLEGAAESEDLAWVLGLDGLDRFEARKRLVARFEESGVLETIEPHVHMVPHGDRSNVVIEPWLTDQWYVDVKPLADRALEAVKDGKTSFVPKNWEKTFFDWLENIEPWCVSRQLWWGHQIPAWYDGFGHVFVADSEEEALAAALGQNVADGNIDETEAAAILADADKRAAFLTRDEDVLDTWFSSALWPFSTLGWPDATPELARYYPTSVLVTGFDIIFFWVARMMMMGLHFMEEVPFRTVYMHALVRDEKGAKMSKSKGNVIDPIELVDRYGADAVRFTLAAMAAQGRDIKLSPQRVEGYRNFATKLWNAARFAEMNGCVRVAGYAPAKVTETLNTWVIGECARAISEVTSALEAFRFNDAAGAAYRFVWNVFCDWYLELAKPILQGADGAAKDETRATTAYLLDQICKILHPFMPFLTEELWTIKGAEGPVRSSVLALARWPDVTGVNDAQAEMEIGWLVELVSEIRSARAETNVPAGSQVSLVLVKPSAETAARAARWDETLRRLARLGDVTVAEAVPPGSVQLLVRGEIAAMPLAGVVDLAAEQQRLAKEAAKLTSDIAKIDAKLGNADFLARAPEEVVEEQRERREEAEARLVKIRDAADRLARAAG from the coding sequence AGCCCGGCATGGACCATGCGGGCATCGCCACCCAGATGGTCGTCGAGCGCCAGCTTGCGGAGCGCCAGCAGCCCGGACGCCGCGAGATGGGTCGCGAGGCGTTTCTGGAGCGGGTCTGGGCGTGGAAGGAGGAGTCGGGTGGTACCATCGGCCGCCAACTCAAGCGCCTCGGCGCCTCCTGTGACTGGTCACGTGAACGCTTCACCATGGACGAGGGCCTCTCGCAGGCTGTGCGGAAGGTGTTCGTTGAGCTCTACCGCCAAGGCCTGATCTATAAGGACAAGCGCCTCGTCAACTGGGACCCGAAGTTCCAGACGGCGATCTCGGATATCGAGGTCCAGCAGATCGAGGTGAAAGGCAACCTCTGGCACCTGCGCTATCCGGTGGTCGATGATGCTGGCGCGCCGACCGGCGAGGTTATCGTCGTTGCGACGACCCGGCCTGAAACCATGCTGGGCGACACAGCCGTCGCCGTGCATCCGGATGACGAGCGCTATGCCCACTTGCATGGCCGTCACGTGCGCCTTCCGCTCGTCGGCCGTCTCATCCCGGTCGTTGCGGACACCTACTCGGATCCGGAAAAGGGCACCGGAGCGGTCAAGATCACGCCGGCTCATGATTTCAATGACTTCGATGTCGGCAAGCGGCATGGCCTTGCAGCCATCAACATCCTCGGTCCGGAAGCACAGATGCTGCTCGCGGGCAATGAGGACTTCCTCGAAGGTGCTGCCGAGAGTGAGGATCTCGCCTGGGTGCTCGGCCTCGATGGTCTCGACCGGTTTGAGGCGCGCAAACGGCTCGTCGCCCGGTTCGAGGAGAGTGGCGTGCTCGAGACGATCGAGCCGCATGTCCATATGGTGCCGCACGGCGACCGCTCGAATGTCGTGATCGAGCCCTGGCTGACCGACCAGTGGTATGTGGACGTCAAGCCTCTGGCGGATCGGGCCCTCGAGGCGGTGAAGGACGGCAAGACCTCCTTCGTGCCGAAGAACTGGGAAAAGACGTTCTTCGACTGGCTGGAGAATATCGAGCCGTGGTGCGTCTCGCGCCAGCTCTGGTGGGGACACCAGATCCCGGCGTGGTACGACGGCTTCGGGCATGTCTTCGTCGCAGACAGCGAGGAGGAAGCACTTGCGGCCGCGCTCGGGCAGAACGTTGCCGATGGGAATATTGACGAGACAGAGGCGGCCGCCATCCTCGCTGATGCCGACAAGCGCGCTGCCTTCCTGACCCGGGACGAGGACGTGCTCGACACGTGGTTCTCATCGGCGCTGTGGCCATTCTCGACGCTCGGCTGGCCGGATGCCACCCCGGAGCTCGCACGCTACTATCCGACCAGCGTGCTCGTGACCGGCTTCGACATCATTTTCTTCTGGGTCGCCCGGATGATGATGATGGGCCTGCATTTCATGGAGGAGGTGCCGTTCCGGACCGTCTACATGCATGCGCTCGTCCGCGACGAGAAGGGCGCCAAGATGTCGAAGTCCAAGGGCAACGTCATCGATCCGATCGAGCTCGTCGACCGTTATGGCGCGGATGCCGTGCGCTTCACGCTGGCGGCCATGGCGGCGCAGGGACGCGACATTAAGCTCTCGCCGCAACGCGTTGAGGGATACCGCAATTTCGCGACCAAGCTCTGGAATGCCGCGCGTTTCGCAGAGATGAACGGCTGCGTTCGGGTTGCGGGCTATGCGCCAGCCAAGGTGACGGAGACCCTCAACACATGGGTCATCGGCGAATGCGCGCGCGCGATAAGTGAGGTGACGTCGGCGTTGGAGGCGTTCCGCTTCAACGATGCCGCCGGCGCTGCCTATCGCTTCGTCTGGAATGTCTTCTGTGATTGGTATCTCGAACTTGCCAAGCCGATCCTGCAGGGAGCGGATGGCGCGGCCAAGGACGAGACCCGAGCAACGACGGCCTATCTCCTCGACCAGATCTGCAAGATCCTCCACCCCTTCATGCCCTTCCTCACCGAGGAGCTCTGGACGATCAAGGGTGCGGAAGGCCCAGTCCGTTCATCGGTGCTGGCCCTTGCCCGTTGGCCTGATGTGACTGGCGTGAATGATGCGCAGGCCGAAATGGAGATTGGCTGGCTGGTGGAGCTCGTGTCCGAGATCCGTTCGGCGCGCGCCGAGACCAATGTTCCGGCCGGCTCTCAGGTGTCCCTCGTTCTGGTTAAGCCGAGCGCTGAAACGGCCGCGCGGGCCGCGCGCTGGGATGAGACGCTGCGGCGGCTCGCGCGCCTCGGCGACGTAACCGTCGCCGAGGCCGTGCCTCCCGGCTCCGTGCAGCTTCTGGTGCGCGGCGAGATAGCCGCCATGCCGCTCGCGGGGGTCGTTGATCTCGCAGCTGAGCAGCAACGCTTGGCAAAGGAGGCGGCCAAGCTGACGTCCGATATCGCCAAGATCGATGCCAAGCTGGGCAACGCCGACTTTCTGGCGCGGGCGCCGGAGGAGGTTGTCGAGGAGCAGCGCGAGCGGCGTGAGGAAGCAGAGGCCCGCCTCGTCAAAATTCGGGATGCCGCGGATCGCTTGGCGCGCGCGGCTGGATAA